A single region of the Prosthecobacter debontii genome encodes:
- a CDS encoding sulfatase-like hydrolase/transferase, producing MRYFLLFLFVCSSLLAAQPNIILIVSDDQGYPDLSCIGTKPVKTPNLDKLAATGVRGTDFYVTWCACTPSRGSILTGRYPPRNGLYDMVRNDLVNYGYVYSLSEYSVSPEMTLGLDPKEVTIGDMLKKAGYATGCVGKWDMGQAKRYLPLQRGFDFFYGHGNNGIDYYTHERYGVPSLFRGNERTQEDRGKYITDVFRREALYFMNEHLGRKPLFLYLAFNAPHSASSFPEDTVAGKKKSGVGVQAPEEYVAMYRDTVKDEKLARYYAAVTCMDDAIGELMKTVEKAGQSENTLFLFLSDNGGSGNGGNAPLRGSKSTMWEGGLRVPFIACWPGKLPAGKVTNEFITSLELVPTLLGVAETTPPQDITLDGFDMLPILQGKAKSSRQDMFWQRQDDKAARVGHWKWLDSAKGKGLYDLSTDIGETKDLSQEKPEVLKMMQDRFTAWRREMDATEPRGPFRDY from the coding sequence ATGCGCTATTTTCTGTTGTTCCTGTTTGTCTGCAGTTCCCTCCTGGCGGCTCAGCCCAACATCATTCTCATCGTCAGTGATGATCAGGGATATCCGGACCTGAGCTGCATCGGCACTAAACCAGTGAAAACCCCGAATCTGGACAAGCTCGCGGCAACGGGAGTGCGCGGGACGGATTTTTATGTCACTTGGTGCGCTTGTACACCCTCACGTGGGAGCATCCTGACGGGACGTTACCCACCACGCAATGGACTCTATGACATGGTGCGCAACGATCTCGTGAACTATGGTTATGTCTATTCGCTCTCGGAATATTCGGTGTCGCCCGAGATGACCTTGGGACTCGACCCGAAGGAAGTGACCATCGGCGACATGCTGAAAAAAGCAGGCTATGCCACCGGGTGCGTTGGCAAATGGGACATGGGTCAAGCCAAGCGTTATCTGCCGCTTCAGCGCGGCTTTGACTTCTTCTATGGCCATGGCAACAACGGCATCGATTACTACACCCACGAACGTTATGGGGTGCCCTCCTTGTTCCGTGGTAATGAACGCACCCAGGAAGATCGGGGGAAATACATCACCGATGTGTTTCGCCGGGAAGCTCTCTACTTCATGAATGAGCATCTGGGGCGCAAACCTCTCTTTCTCTATCTGGCATTCAATGCTCCGCATAGCGCCTCTTCATTCCCTGAGGACACCGTTGCGGGTAAAAAGAAGAGCGGGGTGGGTGTGCAGGCACCGGAAGAGTATGTGGCGATGTATCGTGACACGGTGAAGGACGAAAAACTGGCGCGTTATTATGCGGCCGTGACCTGTATGGACGATGCCATTGGCGAGCTCATGAAGACTGTGGAGAAGGCAGGGCAAAGCGAGAACACGCTGTTCCTCTTCCTTTCAGATAACGGCGGCAGTGGCAATGGTGGCAATGCTCCTCTGAGAGGCAGCAAGAGCACCATGTGGGAAGGAGGCCTGCGGGTGCCTTTCATTGCCTGCTGGCCGGGTAAGCTGCCTGCGGGGAAAGTGACGAATGAGTTCATCACCTCCCTCGAGCTCGTGCCTACCCTCCTGGGTGTGGCTGAGACAACACCGCCTCAAGACATCACCCTGGATGGCTTCGACATGCTGCCGATTCTTCAGGGAAAAGCGAAGTCCTCGAGACAAGACATGTTCTGGCAGCGCCAAGATGATAAGGCCGCTCGAGTGGGCCATTGGAAGTGGCTGGATTCCGCCAAGGGCAAAGGTCTCTATGATTTGAGTACGGACATCGGTGAAACCAAGGATCTCTCCCAAGAGAAACCCGAGGTGCTGAAGATGATGCAAGACCGCTTCACCGCCTGGCGCCGGGAGATGGATGCCACCGAGCCCCGTGGACCGTTTCGTGACTATTGA